The Helicobacter fennelliae nucleotide sequence ATTCCGCTATCTTTTTGGCTCAAAAACTTAAAGGTGATTGTTTTTTGGGGCTCTTGCGTGTGAGATGCTTTAGCGATGGAGGGTGCTTGCGAAGAAGTTTGCAAAGAAAATGTTTGTTGATGAAGTATTTGTTGATGGGTTTGCTGATGAGGCGTTTGCGTATAGAGTGCCTCGATATAGAGCCTAGAATCTGTCTGCTCTTTTTTCTTTATGGTAGCGCATGAGGAGATTTTGGATTCTATAAGCTCTTTTGTGCCATCGCTACTTGCGCCATCGATGAGTATGTATTCTATGCTTGGATAGTCTTGAGAAATCACAGAATCCATTGTCTGCGCGATATTTGTGATGTCATTATATACGATAGTAACGATAGACACAAGCGGAAAGTGCATAGATTTTTTGCCTTTTTGGTTGATTATTTAGATATTTGTAGGCGTGGATTTTACTTACTTGGTGCTTTAAAAGAGCTAAATTATGGCTGAAAAAGCAGAATCTAGAATTAAACCCAACCCATCGTCATTGCGAGGACGACAGGACGAAGCAAAAGAGAATCTAAATTGTTTTTATTGTCATTCTGAAGGGGTGAAAGCGACTGAAGAATCTAGAAATTTAAACGATGCAAGTATAGATTCTTCGCTCGTTACACTCACTCAAGTAATGACGAAGTAGAGTGTCATTCTGAACCTTTAGACAAAAAATCCAGAGAGTGCAAACCAGAATCTACTTTGAGATTCTAGATTCCACAATCATCCCTCCACACATCCCTCAAATATATATTTATGCTCTTGTGGTAATGCTTCAAATATAGCTTTAGCTAATTCTTGAATCTCCCATAAAGCGTGTTTGCTTGTACGTAATTCTAAAAAATTTTGCAAACTTCTTGCATTAATAGTCCAGCTTAATTCTGTAAGATAACATTCAGGCATAGCATATTTAGCATAATCGATTGGTATATCAGAATCTTTTACTAATGCTTGCAAATTCTGTAAAGCTATGAGATTTGCATTATCAATCTTATCAATCCCTGTAAGCTTTATAAATACACTTGCATCTTGTAATGTTTGTATCTTAACTTTTTTTAATTCATTGAGTGTGTATCGGCTAGATTTGACACTATAACTTGCTATCCTATGTCTTGCTAGCTCTTGCAAACAAGCTCTTGATATACCTTTGATATAAAAAGAATACACAAGATGCTCTAATGTAGATTTGTGTTTATTGATATTCCCAACTCTATCAATAAGCTCTTTGTCTTTATATCCACCATTATCACTTTTACTGAAGCTTTGCCAGCAAGTGCGTATTGCATTCGAGCAAATATGAAGCGGGGTATAATGAAGTAGTGTTATTTGCATTAGGTTTCCTTTTTTAAAAGATTGAGATAAATTGTGTTATAAGGTATCAAAAGTTTTCATACCTGCTGATTTGCCTATTGTGAGTTGTGCTTGGACTTGGTGGATTTTGTTTTCTCTGATGAGTGTTTTGATAGCAGGTGTAGCAAGCAAAAGCTCAAAATCCACAACGCGCTTAGAATCCTTGATACAAAGTCTTTGGGCAAGAATGCCAAGCAAACATGATGCAAGCTGTTCGAGTATATCTTGGTTTTTCATACAGATCCTCTCAATCGTGCTAACACAATCGCTAGAATGTGTCGTGCTAATGACTAAATGCCCTGTTTGTGCTGCCAAAATAGCAGCCTTAATAGATTCTGCATCGCGAAGCTCACCGATAGAAATAATATCTGGATCTTGGCGCAGGCTTGAGAGAATCGCTGTGTGGAAATTCTGCGTATCTGTATGAATCTGCCGATACGAAAAAATACTTTTGGCATTTGTGTGGATAAACTCGATAGGATCTTGAATGCAAATAATATGTTTTTGCTGGGTTTGATTAATCATCTCTAAAATTGAGGCGATTGTCGTTGATTTGCCCGCTCCTGTGGCACCACTAACCAAAATCAAGCCACTTTTTTGAGTCGCTATTTTTACAAAGCCTTGCGGAATCCGCAAAGATTCTGGGCTTGGGATCTGCTGTGGCAAAATCCTAAAACTCGCGCAAATTTTACCCAAACTCTTGTAAAAACAAGCGCGCAAACGAACATTTTTGACCCCCAAATCGCTAGCCTCCAAATCGCCAACCTCTATACTTACATCATCTTCCATACCTTTTGCAAGCTTTTGTTTTGTCTCCTCACTCAAAAGTGATTCCAAAAGCGACCCAACAATCGATGTGGGAGCATCTTCTCCAGAATCTAAAACCTCAATCCTATCCAAAATACGCAACGAAACTTCATTATCAATGATATGTATATCACTTGCTTGAAGCAAAATGGCTTTGGCGACAATATCTTGAAATGCCTTATTAGCGCGTTGCATTAGATTCCTTTGAGTGTTATTTCTTTGGTTTGGCGCAGGATTTGAGATGTGCGCTTATTTTGTGCTTCAACATACAAAAACGCTTGCTTGCCAACGATCTCAAATCCGCCCACATAGCCACCACCAAAGTCAAAACGACCTGTGAGGCTAGCGTGTGGCTTTTGCTTTGTGGCATAAATGCGTGCTATTTTATCAAGGCTTTGAATATGAAGCAAGGATTGAAAATGAATATGTGAATTGGCTATGCGATCAAGCTTAATGCCGTCATTTTGCCGCAATGAGCTGACAAAATAAGAAATCAAAACAAGCAAAAAAAGCGCGTAAATTAACGCATAAGCCCTAGATGTCATGAAGCCAACCTACACGCTTAAAGCATGATTTTTTGGAGGATTCTAACGCACAAAGCGTTATGCTAAAGGTTTGTGTATCAAGCAATCGAGCATCAAAATCTAAAACCTCATCACACAAAAGCATATTATCAAGCCACAAAGAATTATTTATGAGCCTAAAAGTATGCCCTGCAAAACTCAAAGTAGAATCCAAAAAAACAAACTGATTTTCTTTGCTAAGATACTGCGCGATAACATCAAGGGCGTTGTGGATTTTGAGATCTGTTAGGGTTTGTTTGGTTTTAGCAAGGTGATGTGTCTGCAAGCTCAAAGAAGTCCTTGATAGCACAACTACAAGCAATGACAAAACCAAAATCCCTATCAGAAATTCTGCAAAAATAAATGCTCTTGATTGCGCCCTAAACCATTTCATTTTTTATCACAATCTTTTGGCTCAAAAAACTTCAATGTCTCATCACCATATCTTCCCTCAATCATCTCTCCCTCACAAAATTCGCCATTAAGCCCTGCTATTGTGGCTTGGTGAGCGTTGGTTAGGGTTTTGAGATTGAGAATAAAATCCTCTTGGGCGGTGTTTTGGTTTGGAAGAGAAAATATCTGCTTATTTTGGCTAGTCGCATAAAAATGCGCAAAAACTCCAAATGCCACGCCAACTAACAAAATCGCAAACACAACCTCCAGAATCAAAAAGGCTTTTTTAGATTTCACGCTATGCTCCATTTTTACTTTATATTTGGCTCTAGATTCTGCCTGCGATACTTGATTCTAGATTCTGGTCTAGATTCTGCGTAGTGTCTTTTTGGATCGCAAAAAATTCTTTTTCTAAAACGATTGTTTTGTCTTTGTAAGTAATTTGCAATGAAACAATCCACCGCCCCTCAGCTTCTAGCTCAAATGAAGGACTCAAAAATAAATCATCTTTTAGCAATGCAAAATCCCCGATATGAATCTGCTCGCCGTCTTTTTCGGGCTTGCTTGAAGTGAATGAATTATCATTTGGATTAAAAATAAAAATCTCTTGCTTTGGAGATTGTCCGATTTTTTGGATAAATCCAGTGATTTTCAAATCCTTGACATCTCCATCAATTGGCTTAGCAAGAAGTTGCAGGGTATTGAGTGATTTTGTGAGTAAAATATTTGGCGAATCGTTTTTGGGCTTGCCTTTGTAAGGTGGTCTCAAATATGGTGAATAAAGTCGCAATACATTATCTTGGGTTGGCGTGATATTGGCTTGGATATAAAAATTAAAATGCTCTTGGATATATTTTGTGTCCGCTAGCATTGTATTGATCGCAGAATCCGTATCGTTATGATTCAAAAAAAATGGTCGATCATCAGATACTGGGTGTTTCACTGAGATTCTAATAGATATGGCAATAAGCACAATTCCTAATACAATGACACTCAAAATCCCATAGGGCCATAAATTTCTTTCTTTTTTGCGACTCATTTATTATCCTTTGAATTTTCTAGGAATATACACCAAAACAAAAAGCCCGATAAGCACAAACAGCATGATATACATGATAACTCGAACAAAATTCCTCACGCCCTGCTCATCTGTCTCAAAATCATTATGCTCAAGCTTAATGTGGTAGTGCTTGGCTATTCTACTTGCAATTTCTGAATAGCCATTCAACAAAACAGCAGAAATCCGCTCAGGTGTCAAATCTGCCTCTTTTTCCGGCAAAAGAGGTGCCATATAATCAAAATAAATCTGATCTAATGTCTTAAAATCTAAAAAACTTTGCAAATCCTGACTGCTTACAAGCTCGATTTTATGCTCTTGCAAAAATAAAAATACAACAATATATGGCTCTTTTAGGGTTTGCAAAACTTTTTGTTCGTATTGTTTTCTTGACTCTTTTGTAGGATATGCAGACGGAATAGAAACTTCATCAATTACATCAATATAGATTCTCACGCCTGTTTTGTCAAACACTTCTTTTGAAAGTGTTTGGACAAATGCTTGTGATTTTGGGACGAGTATATGTTTGGAATTTCCAAAAATATATGTCTGCTCGCCCCCAAATACTACTCCAGCCCACAATAAAAGCCAAAATAATACTCTCAAAACATAAACCTATATGAGATGCAAAAAACCATCAGGAATAAATGCTATGGCTATGGAGATGATAAATAATATAACAAGCAATAATGCTAATAATTTTTCAACCGCAGTAAACATAGTCTCTCCTTTATTTTGCATCTTGATAAAACTTTTTATTATCAACGCTCTTAGATTCTATGTTTTGAGAATCTTTGATTTGATAATAATTTGTTGAGTTTGACTTCTGCACATCAGCTGCAACAATGCCAAAACCAATAGCCAAACCAACAACCAAAAGCACCGCAACCAAAAAGCCCAAAAGCCCATTGATACCAAACAATCCGTTCATTTTTTCTCCTTTAGTCTTGAGCGCGAAGTGAGTGAATATAAGCAGCCAATGCATCAATTTGCACATCATTGAAATTCACATAATTAAATGAAGGCATTTGCCCGATGAATCCCTTTTTACCACCATCTAAAACTCGTTTCACAAAATCATGACTTCCATAAGTTGTCAAATCTGGTGCAAAACCTTCGATTCCTTGTCCATCACCCTTACCACTTACTCCATGGCAAGTAGAGCAGACATTATCATATACGATTTTTCCAGCTTCGACATCAGATTCTGTATATTTTGTCGCTTTATCAGGTGAAAAAGTTTTCATCACATACGCAGCGACTTGTTTGGCTTCTTCTTGTGTAGCGACAAGTCCCGCAGACATCTCTCCAGCCATATAATTTAGCCCCACGCTTCCATGATTAATCACATCAATGATTCCTTCTTCTTTGCCCCATCGTCTTAGATTCTGCGCTTTGCCATCGATTCCTTCGGCATTGATACCATGGCATTGAGAGCATTGCACAAGGAAAATCCCCTCGCCCATAGATATTTTATCTGATTGACTAAGCCCGCTCCATTCTTTCTCAAAACGTTCATTGTAGGCTTTCTTTTCGTCATTGTATTGTCCAATTTGAGAAAAGCTATTAAGCGGAAAGCCAAAAAAGATATACCAAACTCCCCAAAATATCAAGACAATAAATGATAAAAGCCAACCAATTGGAATATTATTTTTAAATTCCCTAATCCCGTCCCATTCATGATCAGTAAGCTCTCCATCTGCTTTTGCTTCTTTCATTTTTTTGAAATAAAAACCTACGACATAAATGGTTATTAACAAAATTAATGTCGCAGCAACCAATACGATTTGATTGATGCTATCACTTAACCAGTTCATTACTTCACTCCTTTTGTTTGTTTGATTCTAGGTTCGATAAGCTCGTCATTTAAATCATCATTCACAGCCAACTCGCCATATTTTTCATAGTCTCTCGTCCCATTTTTTTGCTTTCTATACATAGAAATAGCATAGGAATAAAGAAACACAACTAACAACACTGTTATTATAAAATAAGCACTCGCTCGTATGATTTCTAAAGTTTCTGCACTCATAGCTTATCCTTGATTATCCTAATTTATTTGACATCTGTGCGTCTATTCTGTCCCAAGCTATTAAGATACGCGATTAAGGCAACAATCTCAGGCACATCTCCCTTTGCAAATGCGTCTTTAATCTCTTGCCCTTTCATATCATTAACAACTGCTTGCGCCTCGTCCATAAAGATTTTCTTTGCTTCTTCCGCGCTATTTCCGATTGAAACACCGCCTTCTGTATTATATGGCACTCCAAATACTTTCATTTGCGTTACTGCTTCAGCATACGCCGTTTCAAAATCAGTATTTTTTGTATAAAGGTGCTTATAAGCTGGCATGATAGAATCTGGCACTACACTTGTAGGATCATACATATGATTTTCATGCCAATCTGTTGAGCTTTTATCACCTATCCTATGAAGATCGGGTCCTGTTCTTTTTGAACCCCAAAGGAATGGGCGATCATAAGCGTATTCGCCACTTAAGCTTGACATACCATAACGATCTGTTTCAGGCTGAAATGGACGAATCAACTGAGAGTGGCAATTATAGCAACCCTCTTTGATATACACTTGTCTTCCTGCTGTTTCTAAAAGACTATAGGGTTTAAGCCCTTCGATTGGTCGAGAAGATTTCGCAAAATCCGGTAGAATCTCAACCAACCCAGCGATAGAAAACACAACCAAAAACGCCACCGTAAAAAAGAAAGGATTTTTTTCTAACCAACTAAACATCATTTACTCCTTATGCAGCCATAGGCGAGGCAGATTTTGGCTCACTCTCAAGTTGTTTTGATGCAGTGATTGTCATCACAACATTGTAGATAAACATAATAAAGCCAATTAGATAGAGAGTTCCGCCGATTGCCCGAATGAGATAATATGGGAATAGCACACGCACAGTGTCGATAAATGGATGAGTGAGGTTACCCCATTGATCAAAATCTCTCCACATCATACCTTGTGTGATACCTGAAATCCACATACTTGAGAAATAGAACACAATGCCTATTGTCATAATCCAGAATTGAATATCCATGATTTTTTTAGAATAAATTTCTCTTTTATACATTCTTGGCAACATATGATAACAAGCCGCGATGATAGTAAATCCTACCCAGCCAAGCACACCATCATGGACATGTCCGATGATCCAGTCTGTAAAGTGTGCAAGCGCATTCACTGATTTGATAGATTGGATAGGTCCTTCAAGTGTTGAGAGCATATAGAATGTAGAAGCCAGAATCAAGAATTTAATCAATGGAGATTCTTTAAGTTGCTGCCATTGTCCTCTCATTGTCAAAAGCATATTGACAGCAGTCCCCCAAGAAGGCAAAATCAAAATAACAGAAAAAACTGAACCCAAAGTCTGAACCCAATCAGGCACAGTCGAATAAATCACATGGTGTCCGCCAGCCCAAATATAGACAAACATCAAACTCCAAAAAGAAAAAAGCGTGAGTTTATATGAGAAGATATTTTGTCCTGATTCTTTTGGTAAAAAGTAATAAATCACCCCAATGACTCCAGAAGTGAATACAAATGCAACCGCATTATGTCCCCACCACCATTGCACAAGCGCGTCATTACTTCCAGCATAAAGAGAAATAGAATGCCATAAGCTTCCAGTTCCAGCGACTAAATATGTAGGTATAGCAAGGTTATTGAAGATATACAAAACAGAAATTGCTGTGAATGTCGCGATAAAATACCACAACGAAATGTAAATTACATTTTCTCGCCTCACACCCATAGATCCAAACAAGCTCACACCCCACAATACCCATACAACAACAACAAGTAAGTCAAGGGGCCAGATGAGTTCAGCGTATTCTTTTGATTGTGTAAGTCCTGCAAAAAGTGTAACCACAGCCAAAAGCATAAGCACGATATACACCCAAAAATGCAACAACCCAATAAACTTCAAAAAAGGATGCTGATGATAAGTGATTTTTAGCACTCTTTGCCCAAGGTAATACCAAGCAGCCCAAATACCGCTTAAAGTAAATCCATAGATAATCCCATTTGTGTGTAATGGTCGCAATCTTCCAAAAATACCATATTCACTTGCAATATAATTCAAATCTGGAAAAGCCAACTGAAAAGCCAATACCACGCCAATAAACATTCCGATAAATCCGAATGCTAATGTCGAGTATAAAAATAATTTTGCAATAGAATAATCATATTCTAAGGTCATATTGTTTTGCATATTCTCTCCTTATCTTAAAATAAAATAGCAAACTCTTTATTGTAGCTTTTTTTTTCTGTTTGAATCTTAAAAATTCTTTTATTTTATATAAATATTAACTATTGATTAATTTTTTAAAATCAACCCAAAGTCGCGAAACATTAAGTATTTTTGTGTATTTTGGACATAAAACTATTTTCTCACTTATTGATTGCATCACAAAATACAAATGACACTTATCAATCTCACAGAATCTAAAGCTATTTAGATTCTAACATTGTCAAAAACTTCTTATAACTCTCCCAAGATTCTATAATCTGCGGACAAGTTGCTTCCAAATGCAGAATCTGACTCTCTATTGCTTTTGCTAAATCAAATGCTATTTTGGGATTTTCACATAAAGTAGCAATAAATTTTTCTAAAGTAACTCGATTGTCTATATAAATTTTAGTTTTATCATATAGAATCCGTATTTGAGAATCTATCAATTGAAATAACTCATTATGTAATTCATCTGGAAAATGCCTTGAAGTCGTAGAGATAAAGAGTTTGCGATTTGGGAAAAGCGGGTGAGTATAATCTTTTTTGATATATAAGCGTTTATCTCTTGCATGATAAAAAGGAAACGCATCGCTTGAGCTAAAATGCCCCTCAAAAACACTTACAAAAACTTTATAACCATTTATTGTAAGCTTAAGAGGCATAACTCGCGTTAGCCAGTCGTTAATACGCATATTAAAATCTTGATTTTTTGGAAGAGCAAACCCAAGAAAAGAAGCTATTTTCTCCATACCACCTAAAGCAGATTCTCCGACTAGCTCTTTCATATCAATATAGAGCATTTCTTTTACAAATGGTTTAATTTGCTTATAATTAGTATAAAAAGCAATAGTTGTTGCATAGGGCGTTACACTTCTTTCTCTAATCTCTTTTAGACTTGCAAGAATATACGCTGATGTATTTTGACATTTTGTATTGTAATTCAAAGCAGAGATAAGCAAATCTATAGGATCGCGCACAAGGCAAATGGCTGGCACTTTATATGTAAGGTGAGTTTGTATCCATTGTGGTTTTTTGGGAGTAGCGCCATCAAGTGTGATACCCCAAGTGGCATAATCACTATTAAGTAATAATTCAGTTTTAATAGCCAGCGAAAAATCAGTAGCTACTTCATCACGCAAAGCATGCATACTAATAGGTAAAATCCCCCCCCCCCCCGACAACATGGGTATTGCGGGCAATATTATCTGCCTTTAGATTCTGCGGATTGCTATGCAAAAGTGAGATAAAATAAAGTAGCGAGTGGAATCCAGCCCCATGAGTTCCGAGCGTAATAAATGAGTAAGTTTGAGGAATACGCAATTGGCATACTCGTGAAAGTGGCGTAAGAAAAACTTTTATATATATCTTTGCAAGAAAAAATTTAAATCCGTAACAACTGATAAAATCCATACATCTTTCATATTTTCTTTGTATAAAAGACAACATTTGCCTTCCTTTGAGTGAGATAAAACACAATTATAGCCATTTAAGCCATGATTTTAAATCATAAAATGTAAATTTATATCTTTAAACAAATCGGTGGGCACGGACAATTGTTTTATGTCGTTATTAATTATTGTTTATGTTATTGCAGATTCTATTACAAGTTTTGAGGTAAATTTTGCAAACTTTGATATAGGCTTTGATTAAGCTTTGATATAGCTACCGCACGCTTTAAAAGCGCGCGATAATCCTACTTCAGCTTCTCACTCACAATATCCACGATATTATCCCCCACCATTACGGCGATTTTTTCCATATATTCTGCCGGAGAGGTGAAGCCCACGCATGAGCAGTTGATTTCACCCAGCACATATTTATCCTTGCCATTTTTGTCGGTATCAAGGATAAAGTCCGCCGTCCAAATCAGCGGCAGGTCGTAGTTGCCAAGCTTCTCTCTTATGCCCGGTAACTGAACCAAAAACCAATCAATAAGCCCCTGCCAGTCTTT carries:
- the thyX gene encoding FAD-dependent thymidylate synthase yields the protein MQITLLHYTPLHICSNAIRTCWQSFSKSDNGGYKDKELIDRVGNINKHKSTLEHLVYSFYIKGISRACLQELARHRIASYSVKSSRYTLNELKKVKIQTLQDASVFIKLTGIDKIDNANLIALQNLQALVKDSDIPIDYAKYAMPECYLTELSWTINARSLQNFLELRTSKHALWEIQELAKAIFEALPQEHKYIFEGCVEG
- a CDS encoding type IV pilus twitching motility protein PilT, which encodes MQRANKAFQDIVAKAILLQASDIHIIDNEVSLRILDRIEVLDSGEDAPTSIVGSLLESLLSEETKQKLAKGMEDDVSIEVGDLEASDLGVKNVRLRACFYKSLGKICASFRILPQQIPSPESLRIPQGFVKIATQKSGLILVSGATGAGKSTTIASILEMINQTQQKHIICIQDPIEFIHTNAKSIFSYRQIHTDTQNFHTAILSSLRQDPDIISIGELRDAESIKAAILAAQTGHLVISTTHSSDCVSTIERICMKNQDILEQLASCLLGILAQRLCIKDSKRVVDFELLLATPAIKTLIRENKIHQVQAQLTIGKSAGMKTFDTL
- a CDS encoding DUF4006 family protein; amino-acid sequence: MNGLFGINGLLGFLVAVLLVVGLAIGFGIVAADVQKSNSTNYYQIKDSQNIESKSVDNKKFYQDAK
- the ccoP gene encoding cytochrome-c oxidase, cbb3-type subunit III encodes the protein MNWLSDSINQIVLVAATLILLITIYVVGFYFKKMKEAKADGELTDHEWDGIREFKNNIPIGWLLSFIVLIFWGVWYIFFGFPLNSFSQIGQYNDEKKAYNERFEKEWSGLSQSDKISMGEGIFLVQCSQCHGINAEGIDGKAQNLRRWGKEEGIIDVINHGSVGLNYMAGEMSAGLVATQEEAKQVAAYVMKTFSPDKATKYTESDVEAGKIVYDNVCSTCHGVSGKGDGQGIEGFAPDLTTYGSHDFVKRVLDGGKKGFIGQMPSFNYVNFNDVQIDALAAYIHSLRAQD
- a CDS encoding cytochrome c oxidase, cbb3-type, CcoQ subunit, with translation MSAETLEIIRASAYFIITVLLVVFLYSYAISMYRKQKNGTRDYEKYGELAVNDDLNDELIEPRIKQTKGVK
- the ccoO gene encoding cytochrome-c oxidase, cbb3-type subunit II — encoded protein: MFSWLEKNPFFFTVAFLVVFSIAGLVEILPDFAKSSRPIEGLKPYSLLETAGRQVYIKEGCYNCHSQLIRPFQPETDRYGMSSLSGEYAYDRPFLWGSKRTGPDLHRIGDKSSTDWHENHMYDPTSVVPDSIMPAYKHLYTKNTDFETAYAEAVTQMKVFGVPYNTEGGVSIGNSAEEAKKIFMDEAQAVVNDMKGQEIKDAFAKGDVPEIVALIAYLNSLGQNRRTDVK
- the ccoN gene encoding cytochrome-c oxidase, cbb3-type subunit I, which gives rise to MQNNMTLEYDYSIAKLFLYSTLAFGFIGMFIGVVLAFQLAFPDLNYIASEYGIFGRLRPLHTNGIIYGFTLSGIWAAWYYLGQRVLKITYHQHPFLKFIGLLHFWVYIVLMLLAVVTLFAGLTQSKEYAELIWPLDLLVVVVWVLWGVSLFGSMGVRRENVIYISLWYFIATFTAISVLYIFNNLAIPTYLVAGTGSLWHSISLYAGSNDALVQWWWGHNAVAFVFTSGVIGVIYYFLPKESGQNIFSYKLTLFSFWSLMFVYIWAGGHHVIYSTVPDWVQTLGSVFSVILILPSWGTAVNMLLTMRGQWQQLKESPLIKFLILASTFYMLSTLEGPIQSIKSVNALAHFTDWIIGHVHDGVLGWVGFTIIAACYHMLPRMYKREIYSKKIMDIQFWIMTIGIVFYFSSMWISGITQGMMWRDFDQWGNLTHPFIDTVRVLFPYYLIRAIGGTLYLIGFIMFIYNVVMTITASKQLESEPKSASPMAA
- a CDS encoding DUF2972 domain-containing protein, coding for MPAIPMLSGGGGILPISMHALRDEVATDFSLAIKTELLLNSDYATWGITLDGATPKKPQWIQTHLTYKVPAICLVRDPIDLLISALNYNTKCQNTSAYILASLKEIRERSVTPYATTIAFYTNYKQIKPFVKEMLYIDMKELVGESALGGMEKIASFLGFALPKNQDFNMRINDWLTRVMPLKLTINGYKVFVSVFEGHFSSSDAFPFYHARDKRLYIKKDYTHPLFPNRKLFISTTSRHFPDELHNELFQLIDSQIRILYDKTKIYIDNRVTLEKFIATLCENPKIAFDLAKAIESQILHLEATCPQIIESWESYKKFLTMLESK